The Sulfurimonas sp. genome includes the window TCAACATCAGGAAATTTTTCACTTAAAGTTTTAAATAGCTCAATATTTGAAGTTAATATTTCAATAACTTTATTTGCATTTTCTTCTTTATCCATTAAATCATTACTGATACCTTCAATAATGTCAAAAATCTCACTTGCTTTTTCTTCACTCTCTTTTGTTACATCATCTAGCTGATGCACCATTTTATTTTCATCAGTAGCTGGGAGTGGCCAGTGATGAGAAGTGTTTTCGCCATACCCTGCTGGAATACCGTCATCATCGCTATTTTCTGTGCTTTCTTCTTTAGCAGTTTCTTCTGAACTTACCTCATCACCAAGTCCTTCAATATCATCAATTTCCCCATTCATCATAGCATCTAATTCTTCTTGAGTCATTTCAATTCCCTAGCTAAATTTATTTATTGTCACTATAATAACATAAAAACCTAATAAGGGCTATATGATGAAAGTAGATTTACACAATCACACCAAACTTTGCAATCACGCACAAGGTGAAATCTCACAATATATCGAACAAGCTATTAAACAAAAAACAAAGTATTTTGGTATTTCTGATCATGCTCCAATGGATTTTGATGAAAGATATCGTATGAAATTTTCTGATATGAAGAACTATGAAAAAGAAGTTCTAGATAATAAAGAAAAATACAAAGACAAAATAGAAATTTTATTAGGTTATGAAGTAGATTTTTTACTTGGACACATGGATGAAAGAGTTTTAAATGCAGATGTTGATTATCTTATTGGTTCCGTTCATTTTGTTGATGAGTGGGGATTTGATAATCCTGAGTTTATAGGCAACTATGAGAAACAGGATATAGATGAAATATGGCAAAAATACTTTGACACCATAGAAGAAATGGCAAATAGCAAGCTTTTTGATATTGTAGGGCATCTAGACTTGATAAAAGTCTTTAAATATATGCCAAAAAAAGAGATTACTCTCATCACCAAAAATGCACTAAAAGCCATAAAAAAAGCAAATATGGTTATAGAACTAAATGTTGCAGGATATAGAAAACCAGTTAAAGAAGCTTATCCTTCACTATCTCTTTTAAAA containing:
- a CDS encoding chemotaxis protein translates to MTQEELDAMMNGEIDDIEGLGDEVSSEETAKEESTENSDDDGIPAGYGENTSHHWPLPATDENKMVHQLDDVTKESEEKASEIFDIIEGISNDLMDKEENANKVIEILTSNIELFKTLSEKFPDVEAFKTQLEKNEEALVNSNEGLETLQNSGDAIMSVMDIMQYQDIHRQKIERVINVMRALSTYMNTLFEGKIDDEKRVSSAKHIVGDENNDVASTDDIEALLAQFGQ
- a CDS encoding histidinol-phosphatase: MKVDLHNHTKLCNHAQGEISQYIEQAIKQKTKYFGISDHAPMDFDERYRMKFSDMKNYEKEVLDNKEKYKDKIEILLGYEVDFLLGHMDERVLNADVDYLIGSVHFVDEWGFDNPEFIGNYEKQDIDEIWQKYFDTIEEMANSKLFDIVGHLDLIKVFKYMPKKEITLITKNALKAIKKANMVIELNVAGYRKPVKEAYPSLSLLKEIFKLNIPISFASDAHKPEQVGLFNDEIVKMAKNVGYTECAIFRKRKRKMISF